From Alienimonas californiensis, a single genomic window includes:
- a CDS encoding helix-turn-helix domain-containing protein, with the protein MAKRTDGGPSRFAPTLRGPGTAAVADRGPAPLLEIPENAAALAAVRALAETVSLNEEASPGDMNEERPEAAPAPGSRLYLYGPAGCGKTRLIDEFLRLDRSTGALRTAAERKASGVVRFTGAGLAAALDEALAGGFPGPLREDLLSARLLIVEDLAGVRAKPKTQDLLIAALDAVHQTGGRAILSGPGLPGELPTVSRRLIDRLRGGVCVSLTTPCAESVAALLERFAEPRRSRATPGGLRRLGEALAGTSVRELEAIADRLADLARAAGTTGWSEEIAAALLAGRHDAAPEAPPPTLAAVSRAVAGRFGLTVDQLRKPGRSAAVVPARQAGMALCREITGEPLAAVARHFGRSDHGTVMHALKRFAEREKSDAAFRAEVAAIRKAFRTR; encoded by the coding sequence GTGGCGAAGCGGACCGACGGCGGCCCCTCCCGGTTCGCCCCGACGCTCCGCGGCCCCGGCACGGCGGCCGTCGCGGATCGCGGGCCGGCCCCGCTGCTGGAGATCCCCGAGAACGCCGCCGCCCTCGCTGCCGTGCGGGCGCTCGCCGAAACGGTCTCTCTCAACGAGGAGGCCTCCCCCGGCGACATGAACGAAGAACGCCCCGAGGCCGCCCCGGCGCCCGGATCGCGGCTGTACCTGTACGGGCCGGCGGGGTGCGGCAAGACGCGGCTGATCGACGAGTTCCTGCGGCTCGACCGCTCCACCGGGGCTCTGCGGACCGCCGCCGAACGAAAGGCGTCCGGCGTCGTCCGCTTCACCGGCGCCGGTCTGGCGGCGGCGCTGGACGAGGCCCTCGCCGGCGGCTTCCCCGGCCCGCTGCGGGAGGACCTGCTCTCGGCCCGGCTGCTGATCGTCGAGGACCTCGCCGGCGTCCGAGCGAAACCCAAAACGCAGGACCTCTTGATCGCCGCTCTCGACGCCGTTCATCAGACCGGCGGCCGGGCGATCCTCAGCGGGCCGGGACTCCCCGGCGAACTCCCGACTGTCTCCCGCCGACTCATTGATCGACTCCGTGGGGGAGTCTGCGTGAGTCTGACGACCCCCTGTGCGGAGTCCGTGGCGGCGCTGCTCGAGCGTTTCGCGGAGCCCCGGCGCTCCCGGGCGACCCCGGGGGGCTTGAGGCGACTGGGCGAAGCGCTGGCGGGGACCTCGGTGCGGGAGTTGGAGGCGATCGCGGACCGGCTGGCCGACCTGGCCCGGGCGGCGGGGACAACCGGCTGGTCCGAGGAGATCGCCGCCGCCCTGCTCGCGGGTCGCCACGACGCGGCCCCGGAGGCGCCGCCCCCCACGCTGGCCGCGGTCAGTCGGGCGGTCGCGGGGCGGTTCGGACTGACGGTCGATCAACTCCGCAAACCCGGGCGGTCCGCGGCGGTCGTGCCGGCCCGCCAAGCGGGGATGGCCCTCTGCCGAGAGATTACCGGCGAACCGCTCGCCGCGGTCGCCCGGCACTTCGGCCGCAGCGACCACGGCACCGTCATGCACGCCCTGAAACGCTTCGCGGAGCGGGAAAAGAGCGACGCCGCCTTCCGGGCCGAGGTCGCCGCGATCCGCAAAGCGTTCCGAACCCGCTGA
- the abc-f gene encoding ribosomal protection-like ABC-F family protein: MVLLSAADLSRQFDRTPVFKNVTFDVRAGERVGLVGPNGTGKTTLMHCLIGRETPDTGTVTTPQGATVGLLEQEAQFPPGRTLMDEAKDGLAHYYALHKESEKIAHKMAEVWEGPEAEKLHRRFDAIQEELTRHDAFELDYKVDEVLGGLGFTKNQYDADLADMSGGQRSRAILARLLLSDPDVMLLDEPTNHLDVAGTEWLESYLPRVAGAMIVVSHDRYFLDNVTTRTFELLGGTLHEYKGNFSTYRAQREERLKVLERTAEKQRDTIEKAERFVAKNRYGTKSKQAQSKLKSIARLEEDRVEVPVYDESGPRMKFTAADRTGDKTLEIENLSKGFGEGPLFENVSLRVKRGDRIGVVGHNGCGKTTFLKCVVGALPPDTGTVAEGANVRVGYFDQRLESVGDNETAVDAVRPPGDHPFNPGLGRGMLAKFGVKDDMGLMKVGAMSGGEKTRVALARLATGNYNTMVLDEPTNHLDLWSRDALERALLEFGGTLLFVSHDRYFMDRIATKVLVFTPEGVKVHDGNYSDYVAFRDATQAAESAQAAAQAASQATKKAPAKPSSNGAAGEKPKKYPYKPAEQIEAEIAETEEAIESLQVELAAPEVVRDGAAAKRVRRRYDQAKSRLAQLWEHLEEVSG; the protein is encoded by the coding sequence ATGGTTCTGCTGTCCGCCGCCGATCTGTCCCGGCAGTTCGACCGCACGCCGGTGTTCAAGAACGTCACCTTCGACGTGAGGGCCGGCGAACGCGTCGGTCTCGTCGGTCCCAACGGGACCGGCAAAACCACCCTCATGCACTGCCTGATCGGCCGCGAAACGCCGGATACCGGCACGGTGACCACCCCGCAGGGCGCGACCGTCGGGCTGCTCGAACAGGAGGCCCAGTTCCCCCCCGGCCGCACGTTGATGGACGAGGCCAAAGACGGCCTCGCCCACTACTACGCGCTCCATAAAGAGAGCGAAAAAATTGCCCACAAGATGGCGGAGGTCTGGGAGGGGCCGGAGGCGGAAAAGCTGCACCGCCGCTTCGACGCCATCCAGGAAGAGCTCACCCGGCACGACGCCTTCGAGCTGGATTATAAAGTCGACGAGGTCCTCGGCGGCCTCGGCTTCACGAAGAACCAGTACGACGCGGATCTGGCCGACATGTCCGGCGGCCAGCGGAGCCGGGCGATCCTGGCCCGGCTGCTGTTGTCCGACCCGGACGTGATGCTGCTGGACGAACCGACGAACCACCTGGACGTCGCCGGCACAGAGTGGCTCGAAAGCTACCTCCCGCGGGTCGCCGGGGCGATGATCGTCGTCTCCCACGACCGCTATTTCCTCGACAACGTCACCACCCGCACCTTCGAATTGCTGGGCGGGACGCTGCACGAATATAAGGGCAACTTCAGCACCTACCGCGCCCAGCGGGAAGAGCGCCTGAAAGTGCTCGAACGCACCGCCGAAAAACAGCGGGACACCATCGAAAAGGCGGAGCGGTTCGTCGCCAAAAACCGCTACGGCACCAAGAGCAAGCAGGCTCAGAGCAAACTCAAGTCGATCGCCCGGCTGGAGGAGGACCGCGTCGAGGTGCCGGTCTATGACGAGTCCGGCCCGCGGATGAAGTTCACGGCGGCCGATCGCACCGGCGATAAAACGCTGGAGATCGAAAATCTCTCGAAGGGCTTCGGCGAGGGGCCGCTGTTTGAAAACGTCTCCCTGCGGGTGAAACGCGGCGACCGGATCGGCGTCGTCGGGCACAACGGCTGCGGCAAGACGACCTTTTTAAAGTGCGTCGTCGGCGCCCTCCCGCCGGACACCGGCACGGTCGCCGAGGGCGCGAACGTGCGGGTCGGCTACTTCGACCAGCGCCTGGAAAGCGTGGGCGACAATGAGACCGCCGTGGACGCCGTCCGCCCGCCCGGCGACCACCCCTTCAACCCCGGCCTCGGCCGCGGCATGCTGGCGAAGTTCGGCGTCAAGGACGACATGGGTTTAATGAAGGTCGGCGCCATGAGCGGCGGCGAGAAGACCCGCGTCGCCCTCGCCCGGCTCGCCACTGGCAATTACAACACGATGGTGTTGGACGAACCGACCAACCACCTCGATTTGTGGAGCCGCGACGCCCTCGAACGGGCGCTGTTGGAGTTCGGGGGAACGCTGCTGTTCGTCTCGCACGATCGGTATTTTATGGACCGCATCGCCACCAAGGTGCTGGTGTTCACGCCGGAGGGGGTCAAGGTCCACGACGGCAATTATTCGGACTACGTCGCCTTCCGCGACGCCACGCAGGCCGCCGAGAGCGCTCAGGCCGCCGCTCAGGCGGCCTCGCAGGCGACGAAAAAGGCTCCCGCCAAGCCGTCCTCGAACGGCGCCGCGGGCGAGAAGCCGAAGAAGTACCCGTACAAACCCGCCGAGCAGATCGAGGCGGAAATTGCGGAGACCGAGGAGGCGATCGAGTCGTTGCAGGTCGAACTCGCCGCCCCGGAAGTCGTCCGCGACGGCGCCGCCGCCAAGCGGGTTCGCCGTCGGTACGATCAGGCGAAGAGCCGGCTGGCCCAACTGTGGGAACACCTCGAAGAGGTCTCCGGGTAG
- a CDS encoding formylglycine-generating enzyme family protein, protein MPRPPAAAVLVASLRFLTLPLVLAPLALAGCGAEPDAAAEPVAALTAQQTPAAAADAVEEPAPAAPTPASDPIAAANAAADQPRVAPASPVGDGMVAVPGGSFRMGTPDPPRLHGDESPVHEVTLSPFWMDETEVTNDQFAAFVAATGYVTAAEKPITREDLKGMVPDEFLANIPEEGLEPGSVCLSPTFDRRMAAYIGENPNLVVQAGVWQMQDGANWRHPEGPGSDLIGKGDHPVVHVSWDDAVAYADWAGKQLPTEAQWEYAARAGHAGREYPWGDVLLPEGEDGKTEHRANIYQGKFPFEDSGADGFTRSSPAKAFPPNDWGLYALSGNVWEWCRDWYRPDYYATGPNVDPPGPEDSFDPNEPNLPKRVQRGGSFLCSDNYCTGYRVASRMKGDPGTGSLHCGFRCVVEDVDAWKNAPRWTAKPTANPTAEAAGAPAEPTGAE, encoded by the coding sequence GTGCCCCGTCCCCCCGCCGCCGCGGTTCTCGTCGCCTCGCTCCGGTTCCTGACGCTGCCGTTGGTGCTGGCGCCGCTGGCGCTCGCCGGGTGCGGTGCCGAACCCGACGCCGCCGCCGAACCCGTCGCCGCCCTGACGGCCCAGCAGACGCCCGCCGCCGCGGCGGACGCCGTCGAAGAACCAGCCCCCGCAGCGCCGACGCCGGCGAGCGACCCGATCGCCGCCGCAAACGCCGCCGCCGATCAGCCGCGGGTCGCCCCCGCGTCGCCCGTCGGCGACGGCATGGTCGCGGTGCCGGGCGGTTCGTTCCGCATGGGCACCCCCGACCCGCCCCGGCTGCACGGGGACGAATCGCCCGTCCACGAGGTCACGCTCTCCCCCTTCTGGATGGACGAAACCGAGGTGACGAACGACCAGTTCGCCGCCTTCGTCGCCGCCACCGGCTACGTCACCGCCGCGGAGAAGCCCATCACCCGGGAAGACCTGAAGGGCATGGTGCCCGACGAATTCCTCGCCAACATTCCGGAGGAGGGCCTTGAACCCGGCAGCGTCTGCCTGAGCCCCACGTTCGACCGGCGGATGGCGGCCTACATCGGCGAGAACCCCAACCTCGTCGTGCAAGCCGGCGTTTGGCAGATGCAGGACGGGGCGAACTGGCGGCATCCCGAGGGCCCCGGTTCGGACCTCATCGGTAAGGGCGATCACCCGGTGGTGCACGTCAGTTGGGACGACGCCGTCGCCTACGCCGACTGGGCCGGCAAGCAGCTGCCGACCGAGGCCCAGTGGGAATACGCCGCCCGCGCCGGGCACGCGGGCCGCGAATACCCTTGGGGCGACGTGCTGCTGCCCGAGGGCGAGGACGGCAAGACGGAGCACCGGGCGAACATCTATCAGGGCAAGTTCCCCTTCGAGGACAGCGGCGCCGACGGCTTCACCCGCTCCTCGCCCGCCAAAGCCTTCCCGCCCAACGACTGGGGCCTGTACGCGCTCAGCGGCAACGTCTGGGAGTGGTGCCGCGACTGGTACCGCCCGGACTACTACGCCACCGGCCCGAACGTCGATCCCCCCGGCCCGGAGGACAGCTTCGATCCGAACGAACCGAACCTGCCCAAACGCGTGCAGCGGGGCGGCAGCTTCCTGTGCAGCGACAACTACTGCACCGGCTACCGCGTCGCCAGCCGCATGAAGGGCGACCCCGGCACCGGCAGTTTGCACTGCGGTTTCCGCTGCGTGGTCGAGGACGTGGACGCCTGGAAGAACGCCCCCCGCTGGACGGCCAAGCCCACGGCCAACCCCACGGCGGAGGCCGCCGGCGCTCCGGCCGAACCGACCGGCGCCGAGTGA
- a CDS encoding DUF2062 domain-containing protein encodes MTAPAPRPPAGSRADRTAPPPAGAATIDSPPEPAPQVPPVEAHHPPPPIPPGQIHPPDRWIPDEHAPPISPDDPPDDDAPTGQKLKWWSSPRTLLNYVLGLEDTPHQIALGVAVGFFWGMTPTVGVQMMLVLAFYYCCKPFFNFNVKASLVTVYISNPLTMLAIYWFDYEVGTLFVSGNLTKAELAGVLEYEGFADWWETIKDLVLRVGWPMLIGSVVVGGVCALASYPITLWSVVKWRSRKA; translated from the coding sequence ATGACCGCCCCGGCTCCCCGCCCCCCCGCCGGGTCCCGGGCCGACCGGACCGCCCCGCCCCCCGCCGGCGCCGCCACGATCGACTCGCCTCCCGAACCCGCTCCCCAAGTGCCCCCGGTCGAGGCTCACCACCCGCCCCCGCCGATCCCCCCGGGCCAGATCCATCCGCCGGACCGCTGGATTCCGGACGAACACGCCCCGCCGATCTCCCCGGACGATCCCCCGGACGACGACGCCCCCACCGGGCAGAAGCTGAAGTGGTGGAGCAGCCCGCGGACGCTGCTGAACTACGTCCTCGGCCTGGAAGACACGCCGCACCAGATCGCGTTGGGCGTGGCCGTCGGCTTTTTCTGGGGGATGACGCCCACCGTGGGCGTGCAGATGATGCTGGTGCTGGCCTTTTATTACTGCTGCAAGCCGTTCTTCAACTTCAACGTCAAGGCGTCGCTGGTCACGGTTTATATTTCGAACCCGCTGACGATGCTGGCGATTTACTGGTTCGATTACGAAGTCGGCACGCTGTTCGTCTCCGGCAATCTGACGAAGGCCGAACTCGCCGGGGTGCTGGAATACGAGGGCTTCGCGGACTGGTGGGAGACGATCAAGGACCTCGTGCTGCGGGTCGGCTGGCCGATGCTGATCGGCTCCGTGGTCGTCGGCGGGGTCTGCGCGCTGGCGAGCTACCCGATCACGCTGTGGTCCGTCGTGAAGTGGCGGTCCCGTAAGGCGTAG
- a CDS encoding YqjF family protein has product MAPFSAAPPTDSIDRLAPAGRPAGRPVGYQSWRDLAFLHWRVEPDVVRNTLPAGLELDTYDGAAWIGLVPFLMTGVRPAWAPAVPGVSTFPETNVRTYVTCTNADGVREPGVLFYSLDAAKWLAVAIARTAWRLPYYRAAMAVTRDGDKTIYESRRLWPGPRGAGGRIEVAAIGPAAAAEPGTLEHFLAERYLLFAPGRGRNGRGRILRGQVHHAPYPLRPARVDRCEDSLVAAAGFAGLSGSGLNAGRPPDHALFSDGVDVEIFPLL; this is encoded by the coding sequence ATGGCCCCGTTTTCCGCCGCCCCGCCGACCGACTCGATTGATCGCCTCGCCCCCGCGGGGCGTCCGGCGGGGCGGCCGGTGGGGTATCAGTCGTGGCGGGATCTCGCCTTTCTGCACTGGCGCGTCGAGCCGGACGTCGTGCGGAACACGCTGCCGGCGGGGCTCGAACTGGACACCTACGACGGCGCCGCCTGGATCGGGCTCGTGCCGTTCCTGATGACCGGCGTGCGGCCGGCCTGGGCCCCGGCGGTCCCGGGGGTGTCGACGTTCCCGGAGACGAACGTCCGCACCTATGTCACCTGCACGAACGCCGACGGCGTGCGGGAGCCGGGCGTCCTCTTCTACAGCCTCGACGCCGCCAAATGGCTCGCCGTGGCGATCGCCCGCACGGCGTGGCGCCTGCCGTATTACCGGGCGGCGATGGCCGTGACCCGCGACGGCGACAAGACGATCTACGAGAGCCGCCGCCTCTGGCCGGGGCCGCGCGGGGCGGGGGGCCGCATCGAAGTGGCCGCGATCGGGCCGGCCGCCGCCGCGGAGCCCGGCACGCTCGAACACTTCCTCGCGGAGCGTTATCTGCTGTTCGCGCCCGGTCGTGGGAGAAACGGCCGCGGCCGCATCCTTCGCGGGCAGGTGCACCATGCGCCGTACCCGCTGCGACCGGCGCGGGTGGACCGCTGCGAAGACTCGCTCGTCGCCGCGGCGGGGTTTGCGGGGCTGTCCGGCTCGGGATTAAATGCCGGCCGTCCGCCGGATCACGCCCTGTTCAGCGACGGCGTGGACGTGGAGATTTTTCCTCTCTTGTAG
- the gpmI gene encoding 2,3-bisphosphoglycerate-independent phosphoglycerate mutase, giving the protein MPVAHRPVVLIIRDGWGHNPRADQDFCNATVQGVTPVSDRLLAGYPHVQIKTSGADVGLPPGVMGNSEVGHQNLGAGRIVDQELMRITNAVKSGAFQENHTLLEAVNRAKSSGKVVHLLGLLSDGGVHSHVDHCLALVDLCQRAGLPPDQLAVHVITDGRDTAPTGGADYVATLEAKLAEAGYPPVASLIGRFYAMDRDFRWDRVQKAYDLLLGRGGEPTLGAGAALAEYYENPTEPERFGDEFVAPHYTNYPAGTGPKNGGRIADGDSVIFYNFRGDRPREITKAFVLDDADWAAIKGGGFDRGLVPQDLFFCTMARYETGLDTQVAFEKPPKMKGILGDAVSAAGLTQFRCAESEKAPHVTFFFNDYREEPFEGEVQQEIPSPREVSTYDQKPEMSARGVTDAVVNVIRNSEADFVLVNFANGDMVGHTGVLEAAVKAVEVVDGCVGEIVDATLAKGGALVVTADHGNCEQMLDLESGRPHTAHTTYDVDLIVVSEDAKGRTLREGGRLADVAPTVLALLGLDKPAEMTGESLLA; this is encoded by the coding sequence ATGCCCGTCGCCCACCGCCCCGTCGTTCTGATTATCCGTGACGGCTGGGGCCATAACCCGCGGGCCGATCAGGACTTCTGCAACGCCACCGTGCAGGGCGTGACCCCGGTCAGCGATCGACTGCTGGCCGGTTACCCGCACGTGCAGATCAAAACCAGCGGGGCCGACGTCGGCCTGCCGCCGGGCGTGATGGGCAACAGCGAGGTCGGCCACCAGAACCTCGGCGCCGGGCGGATCGTCGACCAGGAACTGATGCGGATTACCAACGCCGTCAAAAGCGGCGCCTTTCAGGAGAATCACACCCTTCTGGAGGCGGTGAACCGGGCGAAGAGCAGCGGCAAGGTCGTGCACCTGCTGGGTTTGCTCTCCGACGGCGGCGTGCACAGTCACGTCGATCACTGCCTCGCCCTGGTCGACCTCTGCCAGCGGGCCGGGCTGCCGCCGGACCAGCTCGCGGTGCACGTGATCACCGACGGCCGCGACACCGCCCCCACCGGCGGGGCGGACTACGTGGCGACGCTGGAAGCGAAGCTCGCCGAGGCCGGCTACCCGCCGGTCGCCAGCCTGATCGGCCGGTTCTACGCGATGGACCGCGACTTCCGCTGGGACCGCGTGCAGAAGGCCTACGACCTGCTGCTGGGCCGCGGCGGGGAGCCGACCCTCGGCGCCGGCGCCGCCCTGGCGGAGTACTACGAGAACCCCACGGAGCCGGAGCGCTTCGGCGACGAGTTCGTCGCCCCGCACTACACGAACTATCCCGCCGGAACCGGCCCGAAGAACGGCGGGCGGATCGCCGACGGGGACAGCGTCATCTTCTATAACTTCCGCGGCGACCGCCCGCGGGAGATCACCAAGGCGTTCGTGCTGGACGACGCCGACTGGGCGGCCATCAAGGGCGGCGGGTTCGACCGCGGCCTCGTCCCGCAGGACCTCTTCTTCTGCACGATGGCCCGCTACGAGACGGGTCTCGACACGCAGGTCGCCTTCGAGAAGCCGCCGAAGATGAAGGGCATCCTCGGCGACGCCGTCAGCGCCGCGGGCCTGACGCAGTTCCGCTGCGCCGAAAGCGAGAAGGCCCCGCACGTCACCTTCTTCTTCAACGACTACCGGGAGGAGCCGTTCGAGGGCGAGGTTCAGCAGGAGATTCCCAGCCCCCGCGAAGTGAGCACCTATGACCAGAAGCCGGAAATGAGCGCCCGCGGCGTGACCGACGCGGTGGTGAACGTCATCCGGAACAGCGAAGCGGATTTTGTGCTGGTGAACTTCGCCAACGGCGACATGGTCGGCCACACCGGCGTGCTGGAGGCCGCGGTGAAGGCGGTGGAGGTGGTCGACGGCTGCGTCGGCGAGATCGTCGACGCCACGCTGGCGAAGGGCGGGGCGCTGGTCGTCACCGCGGACCACGGCAACTGCGAGCAGATGCTGGACCTCGAATCCGGCCGCCCGCACACCGCCCACACGACCTACGACGTGGACCTGATCGTCGTCTCCGAAGACGCGAAAGGCCGCACGCTGCGGGAGGGCGGCCGCCTGGCGGACGTCGCCCCGACCGTGCTGGCCCTGCTCGGCCTGGACAAACCGGCCGAGATGACCGGCGAGAGCCTGCTGGCGTGA
- a CDS encoding thioredoxin family protein has protein sequence MLHLRFGTTPVLSRPRVRGVIPAVLALSLGLTAAANGGEGPGERSAGYGPSDSSTATADATATPATVGKELAAAEPDGKPEAGRWAEDVETARVTAAATDRPLVLHFHAEWCRPCQKMETDVLGKPDVLAQLGGDGVVGVKVDVDEHEDLAEEYGVTALPADVFLQSDGTLLTRAVGPTDVAGYAGRLSRVAAHLPATDAADLLECPKCEPGDPAELLEEWARRRGPGYIELGLKGYCPVSLVDGKVWEKGEAKYAWSVGGVAYRLKDAAALAKFRANPCRYAPQLSGYDPHLLSTTARAVPGRAEFAAFYEGQLYLHATEASRRAFIADPAGHILPQRIYPSAADFAAAPAAVEAAADEPMGT, from the coding sequence ATGCTGCACCTCCGTTTCGGCACGACCCCAGTTCTCTCCCGGCCGCGGGTTCGCGGCGTCATCCCGGCGGTCCTGGCGCTGAGCCTGGGACTGACGGCCGCAGCGAACGGAGGAGAGGGCCCGGGGGAACGCAGCGCCGGCTACGGACCGAGCGATAGTTCAACCGCCACGGCCGACGCAACGGCAACTCCCGCGACGGTCGGCAAAGAACTCGCCGCCGCGGAGCCGGACGGCAAACCGGAGGCTGGCCGCTGGGCCGAGGACGTCGAAACGGCCCGCGTGACCGCCGCGGCCACCGATCGCCCGCTCGTGCTGCACTTCCATGCGGAATGGTGCCGGCCCTGTCAGAAGATGGAGACCGACGTGCTCGGCAAGCCGGACGTGCTGGCCCAGTTGGGCGGCGACGGGGTCGTCGGGGTGAAGGTGGACGTGGACGAGCACGAGGATCTCGCCGAGGAATACGGCGTCACCGCTCTCCCCGCCGACGTCTTCCTGCAGTCGGACGGCACGCTGCTGACGCGGGCCGTCGGCCCGACGGACGTCGCCGGGTACGCCGGGCGGCTCTCCCGCGTCGCGGCCCACCTGCCCGCCACCGACGCCGCCGACCTGCTGGAATGTCCCAAGTGCGAGCCGGGCGACCCGGCGGAACTGCTGGAGGAATGGGCCCGCCGCCGCGGCCCCGGCTACATTGAGCTGGGCCTGAAGGGGTACTGCCCGGTCTCGCTGGTGGACGGCAAGGTTTGGGAGAAGGGCGAGGCGAAGTACGCCTGGAGCGTCGGCGGGGTCGCCTACCGCCTGAAGGACGCCGCCGCCCTGGCGAAGTTCCGGGCCAACCCCTGCCGGTACGCCCCGCAGCTGAGCGGCTACGACCCGCACCTGCTCTCCACCACCGCCCGGGCCGTGCCGGGGCGGGCGGAGTTCGCGGCCTTCTACGAGGGCCAGCTCTACCTGCACGCCACCGAAGCCAGCCGCCGGGCGTTCATCGCCGACCCCGCCGGCCACATCCTGCCGCAGCGGATCTACCCCAGCGCCGCCGACTTCGCCGCGGCCCCGGCCGCCGTAGAGGCCGCCGCCGACGAGCCGATGGGCACCTGA
- a CDS encoding DUF2238 domain-containing protein, with amino-acid sequence MPENADRSRPSPWPGRWALLVGAVTVVSAIAPPHPWEQFLQHLATPLVLAVLWFGGRRGWLSGTAAAGVAVFFLLHAIAARFLYSTVPGGERLTPFSLGGPEGRNHFDRLVHFASGLLLAPVAAELAARFGGMKTAWACGFGVCLLLAIAAVYEVFEWSLTAILESAFADRYNGLQGDEWDAQKDMFLAGLGAAVALPASVRLVRAVQKRTATVREPAP; translated from the coding sequence ATGCCGGAGAACGCCGACCGCTCTCGCCCCTCCCCCTGGCCGGGGCGTTGGGCGCTGCTGGTCGGGGCGGTCACGGTCGTTTCCGCGATCGCCCCGCCGCATCCGTGGGAGCAGTTCTTACAGCACCTTGCCACCCCGCTTGTGCTGGCGGTCCTGTGGTTCGGCGGGCGAAGGGGCTGGTTGAGCGGCACGGCCGCCGCGGGCGTCGCGGTCTTCTTCCTGCTGCACGCGATCGCCGCTCGGTTCCTCTACTCCACCGTGCCGGGCGGGGAGCGGCTGACGCCGTTCTCGCTGGGCGGGCCGGAGGGGCGGAACCACTTTGACCGTCTGGTTCACTTCGCGTCCGGCCTGCTGCTCGCCCCGGTCGCCGCGGAGTTGGCGGCCCGATTCGGCGGCATGAAAACCGCGTGGGCGTGCGGGTTCGGCGTCTGCCTGCTGCTGGCGATCGCCGCGGTTTACGAAGTGTTCGAGTGGTCGCTGACGGCGATCCTCGAGTCCGCCTTCGCCGACCGCTACAACGGCCTACAGGGCGACGAGTGGGACGCCCAGAAGGATATGTTCCTCGCCGGGCTCGGGGCCGCAGTCGCGCTCCCGGCGTCGGTTCGTCTCGTCCGGGCTGTGCAAAAGAGAACCGCGACCGTCAGGGAGCCGGCTCCCTGA
- a CDS encoding 3-keto-disaccharide hydrolase, whose translation MRCLAPLLTSAALLALGALSPAALADHHEKDDAKASDGFTVLFDGKTLDGWEQRNGKATYKVEEVDGKPAIVGRTAEGSPNSFLCTKKTYGDFVLEFEVKLPTKNLNSGVQVRSSSKGDTKDGRVNGPQVEIESSPGDAGYVYGEAMGGGWLDPEDQHTNKDAFKNDAWNTFRVEAKGDSIHTFINGEAVSTLKNERVPAKGFIGLQVHSYGGPHPGVVMWRNIRIKPLDK comes from the coding sequence ATGCGATGCCTCGCCCCGCTGCTGACCTCCGCCGCCCTGCTGGCCCTCGGAGCCCTCTCCCCCGCCGCGCTGGCCGATCATCACGAGAAGGACGACGCCAAGGCCTCCGACGGCTTCACCGTGCTGTTTGACGGCAAGACCCTCGACGGCTGGGAGCAACGCAACGGCAAGGCGACCTACAAGGTGGAAGAGGTGGACGGCAAACCGGCGATCGTCGGCCGCACCGCCGAGGGCAGCCCGAACTCCTTCCTCTGCACCAAAAAGACCTACGGCGACTTCGTGCTGGAGTTCGAGGTCAAGCTGCCCACGAAGAACCTGAACAGCGGCGTGCAGGTCCGTTCCAGCAGCAAGGGCGACACCAAGGACGGCCGCGTGAACGGCCCGCAGGTGGAGATCGAATCCAGCCCCGGCGACGCCGGCTACGTCTACGGCGAAGCGATGGGCGGCGGCTGGCTCGATCCCGAGGACCAGCACACGAACAAGGACGCCTTCAAGAACGACGCCTGGAACACCTTCCGCGTCGAGGCAAAGGGCGACAGCATTCACACCTTCATCAACGGCGAGGCCGTCTCCACCCTCAAAAACGAGCGGGTGCCGGCGAAGGGCTTCATCGGCCTGCAGGTCCACAGCTACGGCGGCCCGCACCCCGGCGTGGTGATGTGGCGGAACATCCGCATCAAGCCGCTGGACAAGTAA